One part of the Ornithodoros turicata isolate Travis chromosome 2, ASM3712646v1, whole genome shotgun sequence genome encodes these proteins:
- the LOC135384950 gene encoding uncharacterized protein LOC135384950: MNSLSLDLSPEPWFPKFLVAHAEDETKPLSKVSPFLIAKEIEKIIGKSYKAKKLSSGDIQIEVESRSQSSALVCIKKLGDIPVSITKHRILNIVKGVISESELLDCSDSEIEEGLREHGVVAARRIVMRRDGKEMQTKHIVLSFQLHRLPETIKAGYLNCHVRPYVPNPRRCFKCQRFGHGSQVCRGQETCPKCSGNGHTPESCENTVRCANCKGDHPVYSRSCPRWKEEKEILRIKAEQNVSYQAAKAQAEFARKGTFSEVARRGVAPPRKSVETQTSGCLPQTPQQKGGDTRVSPPAPMSPGSTLACQAHTKEIATASSDVDGAVSVWDGTMPEPSQTMSQSMELDDDDCLSQKSSSSLPGVLSQGKEKREKTSGRGRGSRTKDLQKLPPRRITPP, from the coding sequence ATGAACTCGCTCAGCTTAGACCTGTCTCCAGAGCCATGGTTCCCGAAATTCCTTGTGGCCCATGCTGAGGACGAGACAAAGCCACTATCGAAAGTGTCACCATTCCTCATTGCTAAAGAAATCGAAAAGATCATCGGGAAATCGTACAAAGCAAAGAAGCTCTCATCTGGAGACATCCAAATTGAGGTAGAAAGCAGATCTCAAAGTTCAGCTCTCGTGTGTATAAAGAAACTCGGTGACATTCCAGTGTCAATCACAAAACACCGTATCCTGAACATTGTCAAGGGTGTGATCTCCGAGAGTGAGCTTCTTGACTGTTCTGACAGCGAGATCGAAGAAGGTTTGCGAGAGCATGGCGTTGTGGCAGCGAGGCGGATAGTCATGCGTCGCGATGGAAAAGAAATGCAAACCAAGCACATCGTACTGTCATTCCAGCTGCACAGACTCCCTGAAACCATCAAAGCAGGTTACCTGAACTGCCACGTGCGACCTTACGTTCCTAACCCGCGACGTTGCTTCAAGTGTCAACGTTTCGGGCACGGATCACAGGTCTGCCGCGGACAGGAAACGTGTCCAAAATGTTCAGGCAACGGTCACACACCAGAATCATGTGAGAACACAGTACGTTGTGCAAACTGCAAGGGCGACCACCCAGTATACTCAAGATCTTGCCCccggtggaaagaagaaaaagaaatacttcGAATCAAAGCAGAACAAAACGTATCATATCAAGCAGCAAAAGCACAAGCAGAGTTTGCTAGAAAAGGCACTTTCTCCGAGGTGGCGCGCAGGGGAGTAGCACCACCGAGGAAATCTGTAGAGACCCAGACTTCTGGGTGTCTACCTCAAACTCCCCAACAGAAAGGTGGAGACACGAGAGTGTCTCCGCCTGCTCCTATGTCTCCTGGGAGCACCCTGGCTTGCCAGGCACACACCAAGGAGATAGCCACAGCTTCCAGTGATGTTGATGGCGCAGTCTCAGTCTGGGACGGAACCATGCCGGAACCATCCCAGACCATGTCACAAAGCATGGAATTGGATGACGATGACTGCTTATCCCAGAAATCGTCATCCAGTCTGCCAGGTGTTCTCTCTCAGggcaaagaaaagagagagaaaacatcGGGTCGAGGTAGGGGCAGCAGAACAAAAGACCTGCAGAAATTACCTCCACGAAGAATAACCCCTCCTTGA